One part of the Rutidosis leptorrhynchoides isolate AG116_Rl617_1_P2 chromosome 1, CSIRO_AGI_Rlap_v1, whole genome shotgun sequence genome encodes these proteins:
- the LOC139868966 gene encoding uncharacterized protein, with amino-acid sequence MYLIGLGDGSDELYPSWAYCDKILIPVHFYDAQHFILIVLNLEEQKILVYDSLPGHVDQEIVKLTKDLGDQLPVYLRAIDYFNQKQDSQIVDYLENKESIEFMTEAAPVVPVQGGSNGDCGVWVCIHMERVIFGWDEIPNIGDPKKAAEDYRVRMAKTFFRARFDTQEPPPKEKAKVGN; translated from the exons atgtatttgattggaTTAGGGGATGGTAGTGATGAGCTATATCCATCCTGGGCCTATTGTGATAAG ATTTTGATCCCCGTTCACTTTTACGATGCTCAACACTTTATTCTGATTGTGTTGAACTTGGAGGAACAGAAGATATTGGTGTACGATAGTTTGCCCGGTCATGTTGATCAAGAAATTGTCAAGCTCACCAAAGATCTGGGAGATCAATTGCCTGTATACTTAAGAGCAATTGATTACTTTAACCAAAAGCAAGACTCCCAGATTGTTGACTACTTGGAAAACAAGGAGAGCATCGAGTTCATGACCGAGGCAGCACCAGTCGTGCCGGTGCAAGGTGGAAGTAATGGGGACTGTGGTGTTTGGGTCTGCATCCATATGGAGAGGGTGATCTTTGGGTGGGATGAAATCCCAAACATTGGAGATCCTAAAAAGGCCGCAGAAGACTACAGAGTGAGAATGGCCAAGACCTTCTTTCGTGCACGCTTTGATACCCAGGAACCCCCACCAAAAGAGAAAGCAAAAGTTGGTAACTGA